In the Oscarella lobularis chromosome 9, ooOscLobu1.1, whole genome shotgun sequence genome, ggaagccagaatcggttcgctagatttgctgtgcgagcgtccgaaatggcagaatgtccgaaagccgaggtcctACTCTAGGTCTACTAGATAGCGGTGGGACGCTTCCAGGAACGAAAACGTCTAGCTCTTCCGCGTCAGTGCCGTGTACGCTCCGAAAAGCACCCCTTCTCGCACGCTAATGACTTCAAACCTCGCACGTTGGCAGCATGTTAGCGGCAGGTccgcgaaaacgaagttgCGCACCCTATAACCTAATTAATGCCTACGTCGATCAGCAACTAAATTTAGCACGTCgatgcgtcgacgtcacgagaGTTCTTTTGATGTTTGTGACTGTATCTTTCATAGGTCTTACCTTTCTCGCTATTTCTCTCTTGATGTGCACGGTGCAACTTcgagcggcgaaacgaagtcTATCTACATGCACGCGTCGCGGCGATTTTCAATGTCTCGACGGACACtgcatttctcgacgtcgccgttgcgACGGAAAGGtcgactgcgacgacggctcAGACGAACGGATCGGCtgcaaacgaagaagaaaacgtttcagCTGTTATTTCTACGAATATCTGTGCTCAAACGGAGATTGCGTTTCATCGCATCGCAAGTGcgacggctacaacgactgcgGAGACAATTCTGACGAATGGTGGTGCGACACAACGCCGGCACCATTATGTCCGCAATACGAATTTCAGTGCGATAATGGACATTGTGCTCCGCAATCGTTTGTATGCGATGGGGACAACGACTGCGATGACTTTTCCGACGAAAGAGCGTGTTCGACAACGCCGGCACCGTATTGTTCATACGTGTATAACCGCTTTCAATGCGATAATGGACGATGCGTTCATCAATCGTTTGTATGCGAtggctacaatgactgccGAGATTATTCCGACGAAAGGTCGTGCCACGGTTCACTAACGTACTGTTCATATCAGTGCAATAATGGACGATGTACTTTGCAATCGTATGTGTGCAATGGCGACAATGACTGCGGAGACAAttctgacgaagaaaattgccGTAAGAACGATACAGTAGATGGTTCGACTCTAAAATCGAATCTATCTTAGGTCACAAGGAGTTGTCGGTCGGGGTGACGATCGGTATAGCGTTTGctgtcgtctttctcgtcgttgtcggcaCGATGACTGCGCTGTACGTTCGggcgaaaaggaagcgacgccgacggcagTTGGGcgttacgacgacgacgacgacgtcgggatCATCTCGAGTCGCCTTTGCGCCGTCCCACCCAAGGAATCCCGTTCAAATAGGTTCACATGGAAGACATCCGTATGCTGCTGCTCCGCATACAGGCGGTGAAAGCGCTTTGCCAACGTATCAGGAAGTAATGGGAAGATCATCTGGTGAACATTCTGGCAGAGTAGAGAGCTCAGAGGAGCAGGCCACAGCATTTGTGCAGCGGGAAGCAATCCGTAGTACTGAATGGCATACGTAAGATGGAACTCTTCTTGATATGCTGAGAGTGTATTGGCGTTTGAAGTATTATTAATAGTAGATGGTTTTAATTAGAATCTTGCTTGGCTCAATAAAGAATAATTTACTGAGATGCGATGGttctttcgaaagaaacAAGACGCCTGCACTGgtagaaatttcaaaagtgTCATCGATCTTTTTTGGAGACATAATATCACGTCTTTAAAGGTCAACTCAAAGACGTACTGCCCTTCAGTTCTAAATTTAGTGCTTGGGTAGGTCAATTATGGGTGATTTAGCGTGCGTTTATGCGGCCGGATTTGAAACCATCTGACTCTTTTGCTTCGTCTCGCCGTACCGTCTCGTTGCGTCGCCTTGCTGTATAAACTGACCATGAAGCGCACAGGTACAGTACCAGCTAGGTAACAGTGTGACGCTTCCGGGAAGACCTTCTTCCGGGTCAGCGCCCCGTGTACGCTCCGAGTCGTACGCTAATGACTTGAAACCTCGCACGCTGGCAGCTGGCCTAGGGTTGTCcgagaaaaacgttcgaaacgaagttGCGCACTACAGTAACGCCACTAACGCCTACGTCAGCGCGTCGATAcatccgtcgacgtcatgaGCGCccttctttaattaatgcacAGTGTGCTTAGACAGTTATCATATATATGGGCTCTGAGTTGTGAAAATTTTGATGCTGGTGACTGTATCTTTCGTAGGTCTTACCTTTCTTgctatttctcttttcttttgatgtGCACGGTGCAACTTcgagcggcgaaacgaagtcTATCTACATGCACGCGTCGCGGCGATTTTCAATGTCTCGACGGACAGtgcatttctcgacgtcatcgttgcgACGGAAAGGTCGACTGCAACGATGGCTCAGACGAACAAATCGATTgcaaacgaaggagaaaacgctcCAGCTGCTTTTCCTTCCAATACCAATGCGCAAATGGACTGTGCATTTCATCATGGCGCAAATGCAACGGTAACAATGACTGCGGAGACTATTCTGACGAATGGATGTGTTCAACGCCGGCAACGTGTCCATTTGACCGCCGCTTTCAATGTGCAAATGGAGAATGCGTCCCGCAATCATACAGATGCGACGGCTTCgccgactgcaatgactATTCAGACGAATGGTCGTGTCCGACAACGTCGGCACCGTGTCCGTATTACCGCTTTCAGTGCTCAAATGGGAGATGCGTCTCGCGATCATATCAATGCAACGGTGACAACAATTGCGGTGACAATTCCGACGAATGGTCGTGTCCGACAACGTCGGCACTGTATTGTTCGCACAACTTTCGATGCCATAATGGAGGATGTGTTCCGCAATCGTATGtgtgcgacggcgacaacgactgcgGGGACAAttctgacgaagaaaattgccGTAAAGAACGATTGTGTAGACGTTTAGACTCTAAAATCAAATCTATCTTAGGTCACAAGGAGTTGTCGGTCGGGGCGACGATCGGTCTAGCGTTCGCtgtcggaatcgtcgtctttctcgtcgttgtcggcaCGATGATTACGCTGTACGTTCGAGCAAAAAATCAGCGACGTCGGCAATTGCGCgtttcgatgacgacgacgacgtcgggatCATCTCGAGTCGTCTTTGCGCCCTCGCACGCAAGGACCATTCGAATGGGTCCACAAGGTAGGCAGCCGTATGCTGCTGCTCCGCATGCAGGCGGTGAAAGCGCTTTGCCTACGTATGAAGAAGTAATGGAAAGATCATCTGGTGAACCTTCTGGCAGAGTAGAGAGCTCAGAGGAGCAGGCCACAGCATTTGTGCAGCGGGAAGGGCACAATCTGTAGCACTGAATGGCATACGTGAGATGGAACTCTTCTTGATATGCTGAGAGTATTGGCGTTTGTAGAGCATGAAGTTTTATTAATAGTAGATGGTTTTGATTATAGAATCTGCCGGCCTAACTAAAATTGCTTGGCTCAATAAAGAATCAGGAAATTGCTAATAATTTACGGAGATGCGATGGttctttcgaaagaaacgagacgCCTGCACTGGTACTgtagaaatttcaaaagtgGCATCGATCTTTTTGGAGACATAATATCACGTCTCTAAAGGTCAACTCGAAGACGTACTTCTGCCCTTCAGTTCTAAATTTAGTGCTTGGGGAGGTCAATTATATGGGGCGATTTAGCGTGCGTTTTATGCGGCCGGATTTGAACCATCGGACTCTTTTGTTTCGTCTCGCCGTACCGTCTCGTTGCGTCGCCTTGCTGTATAAACTGACCATGAAGCGCACAGATACAGTACCAGGTAAACGGTGTGACGCTTCCGGGAAGACCTTCTTCCGGGTCAGCGCCCCGTGTACGCTCCGAGTCGTACGCTAATGACTTGAAACCTCGAGCTGGCTTAGGGTTGTCcgagaaaaacgttcgaaacgaagttGCGCACTCTGTAAATCACAGTAACGCCACTAACGCCTACGTCAACACGTCGATAcatccgtcgacgtcatgaGCGCccttctttaattaattactgcACAGTGTACTTAGACAGTTATCATATATATGGGCTCTGAGTTGTGAAAATTTTGATGCTGGTGACTGTATCTTTCGTAGGTCTTACCTTTCTTGCtatttctctttgtcttttgatGTGCACGGTGCAACTTcgagcggcgaaacgaaatcTACCTACATGCACGCGTCGCGGCGATTTTCAATGTCTCGACGGACAGtgcatttctcgacgtcatcgttgcgACGGAAAGGTCGACTGCGACGATGGCTCAGACGAGCAAATCGATTgcaaacgaaggagaaaacgctcCGGCTGCTTTTCCTTCCAATACCAATGCGCAAATGGACATTGCATTTCATCATGGCGCAAGTGCGACGGTAACAATGACTGCGGAGACTATTCTGACGAACGGGGGTGTCCGACGTCGGCACCGTGTCCGTATGACCGCTTTCAGTGTGCAAATGGAATATGCGTCCGGCAATCCTACATGTGTGACGGCGACAATGACTGCGGGGACTATTCTGACGAACGGGGGTGTCCGACGTCGGCACCGTGCCCATTTTACCGCTTTCAGTGCGTGAATGGGAGATGCGTCTCGCGATCATACAtatgcgacggcgacaacgattGCGGTGACTATTCGGACGAAAGGTCGTGCCCGACTCCGACATCGGCACCTTATTGTTCATGGAACTACTTTCAGTGCCCTAATGGAGGATGTGTTCCGCAATCGTATGtgtgcgacggcgacaatgaCTGCGGTGACTATTCCGACGAAAGGTCGTGTCCGACAACGTCGGCACCGTGCCCATATTACAGTTTTCACTGCTATAATGGAAGATGCGTCTCGCGATCATATCAATGCAACGGCAACAACGACTGCGGTGACTATTCCGACGAAAGGTCGTGTCCGACAACGTCGGCGCCGTACTGTTCATGGCACCACTTTCGATGCCATAATGGACGATGTGTTCCGCAATCGTATGtgtgcgacggcgacaacgactgcTGGGACAAttctgacgaagaaaattgccGTAAAGAACGATTGTGTAGATGTTTAGACTCTAAAATCAAATCTATCTTAGGTCACAAGGAGTTGTCGGTCGGGGCGACGATCGGTATAGCGTTCGCtgtcggaatcgtcgtctttctcgtcgttgtcggcaCGATGATTGCGCTGTACGTTCGAGCGAAAAAGCAGCGACGTCGGCAATTGCGCGttacgatgacgacgacgtcgggatCATCTCGAGTCGTCTTTGCGCCCTCGCACGCAGGGACCGTTCGAATGGGTCCACAGGGAAGACAGCCGTCTACTGCTGCTCCGCATGCAGGCGGTGAAAGCGCTTTAAAATTGCCTACGTATCAGGAAGTAATGGAAAGATCATCTGGTGAACCTTCAGATGAGCAGGCCACAGCATTTGTGCAGCGGGAAGGACACAATCTGTAGCACTGAATGGCGTACGTGAGACGGAACTCTTCTTGATATGCTTAGATTATTGGCGTTGTAGAGCATGAAGTATTAATGGTTTTGATTAGAATCTGCTGGCTTAGCTAAGATTGCTTGGCTCCATAAAGAATCAGGAAATTGCTAATAATTTACTGAGATGCAATGGttctttcgaaagaaacAAGACGCCGGCACTGGTAGAGTGTCATCGATCGTCTCTGAAGGTTAACTCAAGGGCGTACTTCTTCACTTCTAAATTTAGTGCTTGGGGTGGGTCAATTTACGGGCGATTTAGCGTGCGTTTTATGCGGCCGGATTTGAACCATCCGACTCTTTTGTTTCGTCTCGCCGTACCGTCTCGTTGCGTCGCCTTGCTGTATAAACTGACCATGAAGCGCGCAGGTACCAGGTAACGGTGTGACGCTTCCGGGAAGACCTTCCGGGTCAGCGCCCCATGTACGCTCCGAGTCGTACGCTAGTGACTTGAAACCGCAGCTGGCCTAAGGTTGTCcgagaaaaacgttcgaaacgaagttGCGCACTCTACAGTAACGCCACTAATGCCTACGTCAGCACGTCGATACATCCGCGTCGACCTCACATATGAACGTccttctttaattaattaattatatatgtGGGCTCTGAGTTGTGAAAATTTTGATGCTGGTGACTTTATCTTTCGTAGGTCttacctttctctttctcgctatttctctttttcttttgatgtGCACGGTGCAACTTAAAGCCGCGAAACGAAGTCTATCTACATGCACGCGTCGCGGCGATTTTCAATGTCTCGACGGACAGtgcatttctcgacgtcatcgttgcgACGGAAAGGTCGACTGCGACGATGGCTCAGACGAACAAATCGATTgcaaacgaaggagaaaacgtttcGGCTGCTTTTCCTTCCAATACCAATGCGCAAATGGACTGTGCATTTCACCGTGGCGCAAGTGCAACGGTAACAATGACTGCGGAGACTATTCTGACGAACGGGGGTGTCCGACGTCGGCACCGTGCTACTATTACCGCTTTCGGTGTGCAAATGGAGGATGCGTCTCGCGATCATACATATGCGACGGCAACAATGACTGCGGTGACTATTCCGACGAACGGTTGTGTCCGACAACGTCGGCACCGTATTGTTCATGGCCCCACTTTCAGTGCCATAATGGAGGATGTGTTCCGCAATCGTATGtgtgcgacggcgaaaacgactgCCGGGACAAttctgacgaagaaaattgccGTAAAGAACGATTTTGTAGATGTTTAGACTCTAAATTGAATCTATCTTTAGGGAACAAGAAGTTGTCGGTCGGGGCGACGATCGGTATagcgttcgtcgtctttctcgccgTTGTCGGCACGATGATTGCGCTGTACGTTCGAGCGAAAAAGCAGCGACGTCGGCAATTGCGCGttacgatgacgacgacgtcgggatCATCTCGAGTCGTCTTTGCGCCCTCGCACGCAGGGACCGTTCGAATGGGTCCACAGCCGTCTACTGCTGCTCCGCATGCAGGCGGTGAAAGCGCTTTGCCTGCGTATCAGGAAGTAATGGAAAGATCATCTGATGAACCTTCTGGCAGAGTAGAGAGGCCAAAGGAGCAGGCCACAGCGTTTGTGCAGCGGGAAGGGCACAACCTGTAGCACGGAATGGCGTACGTGAGACGGAACTCTTCTTGATACGCTTAGATTATTGGCGTTGTAGAGCATGAAGTATTAATGGTTTTGATTAGAATCTGCTGGCTTGGCTAAAATTGCTTGGCTCCATAAAGAATCAGGAAATTGCTAATAATTTACTGAGATGCAATGGttctttcgaaagaaacAAGACGCCGGCACTGGTGCAGTGTCATCGAACGTCTCTAAAGGTTAGTACTAATTAACTCAAGGACGTACTTCTGCACTTCTAAATTTAGTGCTTGGGGTGGGTCGTGCGTTTTATGCGGCCGGATTTGAACCATCCGACTCTTTTGCTTCGTCTCGCCGTACCGTCTCGTTGCACCGCCTTGCTGTATAAACTGACCATGAAGCGAGCAGGTACCAGGTAACGGTGTGACGCTTTTCCGGGAAGCTTCTTCCGGGTCAGCGCCCCGTGTACGCTCCGAGTCGTACGCTAATGACTTGAAACCTCGCACGCTGGCAGTTGGCCTAGGGTTGTCcgagaaaaacgttcgaaacgaagttGCGCACTCTGTAAATGACAGTATAACGCCACTAACGCCTACGTCAGCACGTCGATAcatccgtcgacgtcacataTGAGCGTCTTTCTATAATTATTGCACAATGTGCTTAGACAGTATCATATATATGGGCTCTGAGTTGTGAAATTTTGAATCTGGCGACTCTATCTTTCGTAGGTCTTACCTTTCTCgctatttctctttttcttttgatgtGCACGGTGCAACTGAAGGCCGCGAAACGAAGTCTATCTACATGCACGCGTCGCGGCGATTTTCAATGTCTCGACGGACAGtgcatttctcgacgtcatcgttgcgACGGAAAGGTCGACTGCGACGATGGCTCAGACGAACAAATCGATTgcaaacgaaggagaaaacgctcCGGCTGCTATTCCTTCCAACGCTAATGCGCAAATGGACGGTGCATTCCATCATCGTACAtatgcgacggcgacaacgattGCGGCGACTATTCGGACGAAAGGTGGTGTCCGACAACGTCGGCACCGTGTCCGTATGACCGCTTTCAGTGTGCAAATGGAAGATGCGTCCGGCAATCATACGtatgcgacggcgacgatgactgCTGGGACTATTCCGACGAAAGGTCGTGTCGGACTACGTCGGCACCGTGCCCATATTACCGCTTTCAGTGTGCGAATGGAGGATGCGTCTCGCGATCATACAtgtgcgacggcgacaacaaTTGCGGCGACTATTCGGACGAAAGGTCGTGTCCGACAACGTCAGCACCGTGTCCAAATTACCGTTTTCACTGCTATAATGGAAGATGCGTTCGGCAGTCGTTTGtgtgcgacggcgacaacgactgcTGGGACAATTCTGACGAACAAAATTGCCGTAAAGAACGATTGTGTAGATGTTTAGACTCTAAAATCAAATCTATCTTAGGTCACAAGGAGTTGTCGGTCGGGGCGACGATCGGTATAGCGTTCGCtgtcggaatcgtcgtctttctcgtcgttgtcggcaCGATGATTGCGCTGTACGTTCGAGCGAAAAAGCAGCAACGTCGGCAATTGCGCGttacgatgacgacgacgtcgggatCATCTCGAGTCGTCTTTGCGCCCTCGCACGCAGGGACCGTTCAAATGGGTCCACAGGGAAGACAGCCGTCTACTGCTGCTCCGCATGCAGGCGGTGAAAGCGCTTTGCCTACGTATCAGGAAGTAATGGAAAGACCGTCTGGTGAACCTTCTGGCAAAGTAGAGAGCTCAGAGGAGCCGGCCACAGCATTTGTGCAGCGGGAAGGGCACAATCTGTAGCACTGAATGGCATACGTGAGACGGAACTCTTCTTGATATGCTTAGATTATTGGCGTTGTAGAGCATGAAGTAATAGTAGATGATTTTGATTAGAATCTGCTGGCTTAGCTTAAATTGCTTGGCTCAATAAAGAATCAGGAAGTTGCTAATAATTTACTGAGATGCAATGGttctttcgaaagaaacATGACGCCGGCACTGGTCATCGATCGTCTCTAAAGgttaatattaattatctCAAGGACGTGCTTCTGCACTTCTAAATTTAGTGCTTGGGGTGGGTCAATTTATGGGCGATTTAGCGTGCGTTTTATGCGGCCGGATTTGAACAATCTGACTCTTTTGCTTCGTCTCGCAGTACCGTCTCGTTGCGTCGCCTTGCTGTATAAACTGACCATGAAGCGAGCAGGTACTAGGTAACGGTGTGACGCTTCGGGAAGACCTTCTTCCGGGTCCGAGTCAGCGCCCCGTGTACGCTCCGAGTCGTACGCTAATGACTTGAAACCTCGCACGCTGGCAGCTGGCCTAGGGTTGTCcgagaaaaacgttcgaaacgaagttGCGCACTCTGTAAATTACAGTAACGCCACTAACGCCTACGTCAGCCACGTCGATACATCCGTCGACGGCCACATGTGATAATTATTGCACAGGATGCTTAGACAGTTATCATATATACGTATATGTGGGCTCTGAGTTGTGAAAATTTTGAATCTGGTGACTTTATCTTTCGTAGGTCTTACCTTTCTCgctatttctctttttcttttgatgtGCGCGGTGCAACTTAAGGCCGCGAAACGAAGTCTATCTACATGCACGCGTCGCGGCAATTTTCAATGTCTCGACGGACAGTgtatttctcgacgtcatcgttgcgACGGAAAGGTCGACTGCGACGATGGCTCAGACGAACAAATCGATTgcaaacgaaggagaaaacgctcCGGCTGCTATTCCTTCCAACGCCAATGCGCAAATGGACGGTGCATTCTATCATCGTACAtatgcgacggcgacaacgattGCGGCGACTATTCGGACGAAAGGTCGTGTCCGACGTCGGCACCGTGTCCGTATGACCGCTTTCAGTGTGCAAATGGAAGATGCGTCCGGCAATCATACGtatgcgacggcgacaatgaCTGCTGGGACTTTTCTGACGAACGGGGGTGTCCGACGTCGGCACCGTGCCCATTTTACCGCTTTCAGTGTGCAAATGGGAGATGCGTCTCGCGATCATATAtatgcgacggcgacaacgattGCGGTGACTATTCCGACGAAAGGTCGTGTCCGACAACGTCAGCACCGACAACGTCGGCACCGACAACGTCGGCACCGTGCCCATATTACCGCTTTCAGTGTGTGAATGGAGGATGCGTCTCGCGATCATACGTATGCAACGGCAACAATGACTGCGGTGACTATTCCGACGAAAGGTCGTGTCCGACAACGTCGGCACAGTGTCCAAATTACCGTTTTCACTGCCATAATGGAGGATGCGTCTCGCGATCGTACGtatgcgacggcgacaatgaCTGCGGTGACTATTCCGACGAATGGTCGTGTCCGACAACGTCGCCAGTGTATTGTTCATGGCACTACTTTCGATGCCATAATGGAGGATGTGTTCCGCAATCGTATGTGTGcaacggcgacaacgactgcTGGGACAATTCTGACGAACAAAATTGCCGTAAAGAAGACTCTAAAATCAAATCTATCTTAGGTCACAAGGAGTTGTCGGTCGGGGCGACGATCGGTATAGCGTTCGCtgtcggaatcgtcgtctttctcgtcgttgtcggcaCGATGATTGCGCTGTACGTTCGAGCGAAAAAGCAGCGACGTCGGCAATTGCGcgttacgacgacgacgacgtcgggatCATCTCGAGTCGTCTTTGCGCCCTCGCACGCAGGGACCGTTCGAATGGGTCCACAGGGAAGACAGCCGTCTACTGCTGCTCCGCATGCAGGCGGTGAAAGCGCTTTGCCTACGTATCAGGAAGTAATGGAAAGACCGTCTGGTGAACCTTCTGGCAATGTAGAGAGCTCAGAGGAGCCGGCCACAGCATTTGTGCAGCGGGAAGGGCACAATCTGTAGCACTGAATGGCATACGTGAAATGGAACTCTTCTTGATATGCTTAGATTATTGGCGTTGTAGAGCATGAAGTA is a window encoding:
- the LOC136191337 gene encoding sortilin-related receptor-like, which codes for MKHAGLTFLAISLLMCTVQLRAAKRSLSTCTRRGDFQCLDGHCISRRRRCDGKVDCDDGSDERIGCKRRRKRFSCYFYEYLCSNGDCVSSHRKCDGYNDCGDNSDEWWCDTTPAPLCPQYEFQCDNGHCAPQSFVCDGDNDCDDFSDERACSTTPAPYCSYVYNRFQCDNGRCVHQSFVCDGYNDCRDYSDERSCHGSLTYCSYQCNNGRCTLQSYVCNGDNDCGDNSDEENCRHKELSVGVTIGIAFAVVFLVVVGTMTALYVRAKRKRRRRQLGVTTTTTTSGSSRVAFAPSHPRNPVQIGSHGRHPYAAAPHTGGESALPTYQEVMGRSSGEHSGRVESSEEQATAFVQREAIRSTEWHT
- the LOC136191167 gene encoding low-density lipoprotein receptor-related protein 4-like isoform X1, yielding MCTVQLRAAKRSLSTCTRRGDFQCLDGQCISRRHRCDGKVDCNDGSDEQIDCKRRRKRSSCFSFQYQCANGLCISSWRKCNGNNDCGDYSDEWMCSTPATCPFDRRFQCANGECVPQSYRCDGFADCNDYSDEWSCPTTSAPCPYYRFQCSNGRCVSRSYQCNGDNNCGDNSDEWSCPTTSALYCSHNFRCHNGGCVPQSYVCDGDNDCGDNSDEENCRKERLCRRLDSKIKSILGHKELSVGATIGLAFAVGIVVFLVVVGTMITLYVRAKNQRRRQLRVSMTTTTSGSSRVVFAPSHARTIRMGPQGRQPYAAAPHAGGESALPTYEEVMERSSGEPSGRVESSEEQATAFVQREGHNL
- the LOC136191167 gene encoding low-density lipoprotein receptor-related protein 4-like isoform X2, translated to MCTVQLRAAKRSLSTCTRRGDFQCLDGQCISRRHRCDGKVDCNDGSDEQIDCKRRRKRSSCFSFQYQCANGLCISSWRKCNGNNDCGDYSDEWMCSTPATCPFDRRFQCANGECVPQSYRCDGFADCNDYSDEWSCPTTSAPCPYYRFQCSNGRCVSRSYQCNGDNNCGDNSDEWSCPTTSALYCSHNFRCHNGGCVPQSYVCDGDNDCGDNSDEENCRHKELSVGATIGLAFAVGIVVFLVVVGTMITLYVRAKNQRRRQLRVSMTTTTSGSSRVVFAPSHARTIRMGPQGRQPYAAAPHAGGESALPTYEEVMERSSGEPSGRVESSEEQATAFVQREGHNL
- the LOC136191161 gene encoding low-density lipoprotein receptor-related protein 4-like, with product MRPDLNHRTLLFRLAVPSRCVALLYKLTMKRTDTVPGLTFLAISLCLLMCTVQLRAAKRNLPTCTRRGDFQCLDGQCISRRHRCDGKVDCDDGSDEQIDCKRRRKRSGCFSFQYQCANGHCISSWRKCDGNNDCGDYSDERGCPTSAPCPYDRFQCANGICVRQSYMCDGDNDCGDYSDERGCPTSAPCPFYRFQCVNGRCVSRSYICDGDNDCGDYSDERSCPTPTSAPYCSWNYFQCPNGGCVPQSYVCDGDNDCGDYSDERSCPTTSAPCPYYSFHCYNGRCVSRSYQCNGNNDCGDYSDERSCPTTSAPYCSWHHFRCHNGRCVPQSYVCDGDNDCWDNSDEENCRHKELSVGATIGIAFAVGIVVFLVVVGTMIALYVRAKKQRRRQLRVTMTTTSGSSRVVFAPSHAGTVRMGPQGRQPSTAAPHAGGESALKLPTYQEVMERSSGEPSDEQATAFVQREGHNL
- the LOC136191159 gene encoding low-density lipoprotein receptor-related protein 4-like isoform X1, with protein sequence MRPDLNNLTLLLRLAVPSRCVALLYKLTMKRAGLTFLAISLFLLMCAVQLKAAKRSLSTCTRRGNFQCLDGQCISRRHRCDGKVDCDDGSDEQIDCKRRRKRSGCYSFQRQCANGRCILSSYICDGDNDCGDYSDERSCPTSAPCPYDRFQCANGRCVRQSYVCDGDNDCWDFSDERGCPTSAPCPFYRFQCANGRCVSRSYICDGDNDCGDYSDERSCPTTSAPTTSAPTTSAPCPYYRFQCVNGGCVSRSYVCNGNNDCGDYSDERSCPTTSAQCPNYRFHCHNGGCVSRSYVCDGDNDCGDYSDEWSCPTTSPVYCSWHYFRCHNGGCVPQSYVCNGDNDCWDNSDEQNCRKEDSKIKSILGHKELSVGATIGIAFAVGIVVFLVVVGTMIALYVRAKKQRRRQLRVTTTTTSGSSRVVFAPSHAGTVRMGPQGRQPSTAAPHAGGESALPTYQEVMERPSGEPSGNVESSEEPATAFVQREGHNL
- the LOC136191159 gene encoding low-density lipoprotein receptor-related protein 4-like isoform X2, with amino-acid sequence MRPDLNNLTLLLRLAVPSRCVALLYKLTMKRAGLTFLAISLFLLMCAVQLKAAKRSLSTCTRRGNFQCLDGQCISRRHRCDGKVDCDDGSDEQIDCKRRRKRSGCYSFQRQCANGRCILSSYICDGDNDCGDYSDERSCPTSAPCPYDRFQCANGRCVRQSYVCDGDNDCWDFSDERGCPTSAPCPFYRFQCANGRCVSRSYICDGDNDCGDYSDERSCPTTSAPTTSAPTTSAPCPYYRFQCVNGGCVSRSYVCNGNNDCGDYSDERSCPTTSAQCPNYRFHCHNGGCVSRSYVCDGDNDCGDYSDEWSCPTTSPVYCSWHYFRCHNGGCVPQSYVCNGDNDCWDNSDEQNCRHKELSVGATIGIAFAVGIVVFLVVVGTMIALYVRAKKQRRRQLRVTTTTTSGSSRVVFAPSHAGTVRMGPQGRQPSTAAPHAGGESALPTYQEVMERPSGEPSGNVESSEEPATAFVQREGHNL